A stretch of DNA from Drosophila virilis strain 15010-1051.87 chromosome 5, Dvir_AGI_RSII-ME, whole genome shotgun sequence:
CCAGCTTACGCCTTACTCGTGGACATCGGATACAGGGTCGCACATTGGTTCGAGACGGCAGTaagtaattgaaaatgttgacAAACGGTTCtgaaattgttaattgttaaaatatatcaaaaaggtATAGCGGACCTACATTCTTTGATAAATCCTTATCCTTTTTCATGCAAGATTTCGGAATGCCCAAGCTTTTTGCATTCCTTTCTTTTAGAATACATttcgaaaaaataataattttaaagcatcccaaacatttatttttgtttcaattgttttaGCTTTTTTCTTGCTGCACAATAACaagttaaataaacaaatacacaaattgaACAATATTGGTTTGAGCCGGCTACCTTTCGTTTGCTAGTCCGATGCACAGACACCTAAGCTATATGATGACCCAAAAGGAAGCTTCTTTTAAACATTCGGCTTCCTAGCTCTTTCGACTTGGGCTATGCGTTGATTACACCTCAAACCCTTttacatatatagacattttgtgtttaattaacttttataTTCATAAAAGAAGCTCTGTGTTAGACACCAATGTGCTCCAGCTAAGGAGAACTCTAAGATAGAAAAGCCGACTGTAGCGCCGCAGATTGAATGGTCAGGCCAaggaataaaaatatacataaattataataattctgttttattttttatgccggCGTGTTTCGCATGTCAGCTCATGGCATGGCAGTGGAGAAGCAGATCAGGCTGCCATTCCTCATCATTCCCAGAGCTGGTGctcggccagcagcagcaggagcagcagcagctgcgtttTTGCCTGTTCGCCTACTCCTTCATTTGCTGTAAGCTTGGCGGGCGACACTTGACTGACGCCTCGCTGGCGCCATCTAGCGGCTGCCGACTGCGCGTGCATAACTTGCGTTTCATTATAATGAGATTATCCTTTTTGcttgtaactgtaactgtgtGTTATTGTGTAAGGATTtgttcgtatgtgtgtgtgtctggcaCATTTTCATTCCCAGCCGGGCTCTGAACTACAACAGCTGtttgtgttttcttatttaaattatttcttcCTTTTGAcgtgttgttattttattattttcgacTCTCGTCTTATGCCATGTTTCGCCATTAGCTGTTGGGATTTGGGTTTGTCCTTATTTAACTTGTGCAAATAGCCTTATAAAAAGCAAAGTCAGCAAAACTTTTTACTTTCCGATAATGCAGCATGCAAAACATTTCGAACATAATTGGGTTTAGCAGGGATTCGAGAAATAACAAATGTGTATAGACACAGCATGCGATTctcttaaatttaaacaattttcaaattaacaattatgtgactacttttatttatacagTTAAACGAAAAGTAGAAAATAGATAGATGAGATGAGATTGCTGTAAAACTCTATTTTGTACGGACTCCGAATGGATTCGTTCAACTAGAAGATCTCCCATAAGAaattcttattgttgttaaaaaaaattaactaaattttATTGACTGCTATCTTATGCCAAAAGCTtgcttattaaattaataaaattcttCTCTAGCCTTGGCTTGtgcattgatttattttttccgAAAGTATTTTACAGAATTAGTTTGGTGTTCGTGTTTATGGTTTACTTTCCCTATTTCCTAATAAaatctttataattcgatGGGTTTCATCTCCTCAGACTTAAAGCaagaatttcaattgaaattaaaaaagcaTGTAACATGTTTAGAGTCATGAGACCTCCAGCATAATGTGGAAAAGGTGtacaaattatgcaaaaatgtgtaaaacatggagataaataaaatgacacatgttgtttttttctttcaaactCTTTCGGCTAACGGTGTGATATTGATTGGAACACGGCAAGGCCGAGCCCATGTTTGAAAACCAATTAGAGCCTttacaacaagagcaacaatggTAACAGCTAACAATCAGAAATCGTGTAATGTGGCTCATTACAACATCATTTTgtacaaatatgtatgcatctACCTTAAATCAGAGCTCTTGTCGTTGTTTCCATTGTGAGCACGCGACAACAACATGAAACTTAAGGTGTGAGCGCAATTCAAGGTAATAAATTTGAAGAAGCCCGCATAAAATATCAGATCGCCTGCAAGAGTTccgtttatatataaatacgcaaaattttattcaaaaataaattgggCGTGTGTTACGCCTAAAGCAGAAATTGTCAAGAATCTGAGCGACGATTGGGCTGCGGATCAAAGTTGAGCACATCAAATGTGAGAATCTTGTAAAATGACACCGACCAGCCGGGATCGTTTAGGCGCGACAGAACGCGTCCCATCATCAGGTTTTGCGTTGATGGTGAGGATGATGACATTTCCGGCGGGTCCAACGGATTAGCATCATCTTGCTTGGTGTTGGAGGCGGCGGTGGGACTTTTAGAAGCATCTTGCTTGCGCCTCCACTCTGCAGTATAATCGCGACGAAAGCGTATAAAAATCTCGGCAAAAACAATGCGATGTGGCACAGACACAACATCTGATGGCGTTTTCAGTTCGCTATCCATGCGTCGAAGGATCTCATTGATTTCCACCAGCTCGGTGGGTGAATCGAAATCTTTCGTATTGCGCAGACCGACAAATAACATATCTATGAATGCGTACTTTCGGCCATAGTTCTGACGTGTTGCAACCTTCATAGGTATGGCCCGCCGCAGATGCTCCTTCTCGAAGCGTACTAGTTGAAGTCGTGAATCGTTGCGCGAGAGCAACATATCTCTTGTGATCTGTTGAAAGCCAACTGGCGTGGTATACTCGCTTATTTTATCGGCACTCTGCTGTCGTATGATGTCTGTCATCACAATGGCCGCCTGCTTGGAGCCTTCAATGAACTCGGCCTCATTAAAGCCATAATCCCATAGCCACTTAAGCTTCCACATATTGAACTTTGTAATTAGGTATTTCCAAGGATTGTGCAGATATACCAGTTTCGGTATAACCTTTCGCCGCTGTTCGTTGAGTGCATTTTGGCGTTTCCATCTACTACCGTGCACCTGGCGTGTGTTCAAAGGTGACTCAGTTGCCTTTAAGCAGGGGTGGCTTCGACACGAGATGCAGGCGATGCAGCTATCCAGGGTGAATGTACGCATTGTGCCGTTgttaagaaataaattaattagcaTATCGACTTCAGGTGTAAAGTGCTTTGCATTTTTCTGCAATTtgatttgaccaaaaatcgttttaatattttattcaatttattgattgtgtgtgtataaacaCAAGAAATTTTGACAAATAATTCGAAAGAATTAAGTTTAAGCAGTAACATATAGAAAGGCAGAGAAGGAGCGAAATATCTATGGCTGAGATTCACCCTGCTGGGCAAAGCAAATGCTTTCCCAACAGCGTAAAGATCgttaaaaattatttggcCGATACATAAATTATGTTCGACTTGGGTTGAATGCGTGAGTGTCTGAGTATCTGAGCGCTGCGTGGGACAAGTGCTacgggttgcctttttttcAACGCTCCGATCACACGCAAACGACACAAAAATGAACAACGAGCAGCTgtagaaatgaaataaaagaaatggaaaagctttaaatgcaattgttgcGCTTTCGAGATGTGTATTTAAATGGCGaggcaaatttaattatgtgtaaGATATTTAATGGAAAATTAAAGAGAAGCTGTGCAAGACTTTTAAGGTAGCGACACACAAAGAGAAATGTTCGTAAAAGCTGAAAAATCAGAATCAAGTCTGTTTCATTATTTCTAGTTAATACTATCAGCATATGTTTACTAATGGAATggaatttttaaattcaaataactGTATCAATAATGTTGAAAGTCTAACTACAAAATTCCTTCGACCTCAAAGAAGACATATGTGATATGACAACTTTCTAGGCCTTTTATGCGTTAGTTAAACCAAGAAAAACCTCCATTTACTGGCGGCGAATCACAATTCGTTTGCTATACGAACATTTCATTCCTGGCCTAATGCTCTGGAAACGGGCAACTATGGAAACTcgaatgtatatttttttccaaCAACAACTTGAGCTAACATTAGTTTATCAATTCCCAGCCCCGTCGACTGGTTGACACAAAATGCGTGGTCGTCATCAACGACGTCACATGACGGGGCAAGAAAAACGCCGCCAGAGTTTCAGTGCTACCAACGATAAGCATCTTTTTTGAACCGCCGTGTTACAACTATACAATGGCAACACAACTAACAGATACTTATTTGAACGCTATACACACTTGCGAGTGTGCCTGTGCTTTGagattcaaattgaaattcgaATGAAAATAAGTAATTCATTTCGCTGCGGTTGGCAGGCCAGCATCGGGCATCGGGCCACGGGCATCGTTTATCTTGTTGCTCATTAAATCATTCAACTGTCAATCAACTTCCCCTCACTCAACTCATTCGTCTCGCATTGGTTGTGCCACTCATGAGCTGCATCTATGattcgagtcgagtcgagctTAGTTGAGTGGTGTGGAGTGGAGTCGCGTCGGGTCCAGCCTGCAGCTAAAGACAGTCGTCAATTGTCTTCGGCACATAGCCAAAGGAAATATCTTTCTTTTtcaaatcatcatcatcggcTAGCAGTCGCTGTCCAATATAATTACTCACATCCACTGTTTAAAACTGCACGCATTTCGTTCTTTTCATTGACTTAACAATGGATATAGCGGTAAATTGATTCCTATATAAACTGGTCAACTATTCAGCTCTTTGTGGATTGTTTGGCTGTTGTTCGATGCATGTCTAACATGgtttcatatataaattattattgataaGTGGAAATACCTAacataattgaaatttgatgTCATTCTTGGTTTCATTTCTTATCACACCCCTGCTCATTCTTAACGCCGAACAGGATGCCCTCCAGGGCAAATTCCTTGATACTTAAAACCGGGCTAgcacatacaaatattctGTTGTAATTATAGATATACGATATAGAGCAGACAATGCGAAcgatttgaattatttatgaatatgtatGGGATTCCGTAGACACTTTGCTCTGCATAACTCCGCACTTCGTTTTGATTGTCGCACAATTTTTCTTCTGATCGACAGTTCGAGTTTTGAGTTTCAAAAATGGAAGTTGACATGTGTACCAGCATTCATGGATTTCCCTCCCAAGTGGTTGGACTGCGCTTAGCATAAGCATCCGTAGATTTCCATATCtaaagctgttgttgttcgaGTATCTCGTATCTCGTGACATGGGCATGCCAAAATGCTCTCGTACCTGTCAGGCGATTCAGGTTAAATCAATCAAACGAGAGTTGGAAAAACGAAACCTGTCAACACGGTTCATTGTTTGCATGCGCCGCGTTTAATGAAAGAACCGCCCCgaaaccaaaagcaaaacaaaacaaataagagaGCTCTAGTcgagagtgcccgactaggagatatcCTAAGCACCGTGCCAAATGTGCAAGCTTTCTTTTACCAAAACATTAATTCACAGTTTTTTAGTTTACTGGGCCCCACACTATGCTTAAATAGCTTCGGTGTATAGATTCGCTGTTAATAGTCCGGTTCTTGTAAAATTGGAAAGCCAAAAATCCTTTTTTGAGCCGGAGAATaatttcttctgcctgttaaatacatttgcacaaaaacatgaTACCCCTTTTAACACATTTGAAATGGGTTCGGGGTATAACAAAACGAATCGAAAGCGAACCCAACTAGACTTTCGATGCGGGA
This window harbors:
- the LOC6625937 gene encoding uncharacterized protein; protein product: MLINLFLNNGTMRTFTLDSCIACISCRSHPCLKATESPLNTRQVHGSRWKRQNALNEQRRKVIPKLVYLHNPWKYLITKFNMWKLKWLWDYGFNEAEFIEGSKQAAIVMTDIIRQQSADKISEYTTPVGFQQITRDMLLSRNDSRLQLVRFEKEHLRRAIPMKVATRQNYGRKYAFIDMLFVGLRNTKDFDSPTELVEINEILRRMDSELKTPSDVVSVPHRIVFAEIFIRFRRDYTAEWRRKQDASKSPTAASNTKQDDANPLDPPEMSSSSPSTQNLMMGRVLSRLNDPGWSVSFYKILTFDVLNFDPQPNRRSDS